One region of Opitutaceae bacterium genomic DNA includes:
- a CDS encoding aminopeptidase, producing the protein MIDTRYEKLAEGLTGFSTHLSRGERVLIDAFDIPDAMVIALIRAARARGAHPYVQIHRARVSRELMLGAEEAQFQPHAEVELKRMERMDAYIAVRGSENIFESSDVPPSKVQLVSRIMKPVLDHRVNDTKWVVLRWPTSAMAQQAGMSTEAFEDFYFRVCTLDYSRMSPGMKVLKTLMDRTDRVHIKGPGTDLQFSIKGIGSRECGGLRNIPDGEVFSCPVKDSVEGVIQYNAPTVYLGTSFDGIRLVFRKGRIVEATSNNTRRLNEILDSDDGARFIGEFALGFNPHILHPMRDILFDEKIAGSFHFTPGQAYEGVGNGNRSQVHWDMVCIQRPDYGGGEIWFDGRLIRKDGLFVPKSLHKLNPDYLLERKG; encoded by the coding sequence ATCATCGACACGCGCTACGAAAAACTGGCGGAGGGATTGACCGGATTTTCCACCCACCTTTCCAGAGGCGAGCGGGTCCTGATCGACGCCTTTGACATTCCTGATGCGATGGTGATTGCGCTGATCCGCGCGGCGCGTGCCCGCGGAGCGCATCCTTACGTGCAGATTCATCGAGCGCGCGTCTCACGCGAACTGATGCTCGGTGCCGAGGAGGCGCAGTTCCAGCCTCATGCTGAGGTCGAACTGAAGCGCATGGAGAGAATGGATGCCTACATCGCCGTCCGCGGATCGGAGAACATCTTTGAATCATCCGACGTGCCCCCGTCCAAGGTTCAACTCGTGAGCCGCATCATGAAGCCGGTTCTGGATCATCGGGTCAATGACACCAAGTGGGTGGTGCTGCGCTGGCCGACCTCCGCCATGGCTCAGCAGGCGGGCATGAGCACCGAGGCGTTCGAGGATTTCTATTTCAGGGTGTGCACGCTCGACTACTCGAGGATGTCCCCCGGCATGAAGGTTCTGAAGACCTTGATGGATCGGACGGATCGAGTGCACATCAAGGGGCCGGGCACGGATCTGCAGTTCTCGATCAAGGGAATCGGATCCCGCGAGTGCGGTGGGCTTCGGAATATTCCGGATGGCGAGGTGTTTTCCTGCCCGGTGAAGGACTCGGTGGAAGGCGTGATCCAGTACAATGCCCCCACGGTCTATCTTGGAACCTCATTCGATGGAATCCGACTGGTTTTCAGGAAGGGCCGGATTGTCGAGGCAACATCAAACAACACCAGGCGGCTGAACGAAATCCTGGACAGCGATGACGGTGCCCGCTTCATCGGTGAATTTGCCCTGGGATTCAATCCCCACATCCTGCATCCGATGCGTGACATTCTCTTTGATGAGAAGATTGCGGGATCCTTCCATTTCACTCCAGGACAGGCCTACGAGGGTGTGGGCAACGGCAATCGTTCGCAGGTTCATTGGGACATGGTCTGCATCCAGCGTCCGGATTACGGCGGGGGAGAGATCTGGTTTGACGGCAGGTTGATCCGCAAGGACGGCCTTTTCGTTCCAAAATCCCTGCACAAGCTGAATCCGGATTACCTGCTCGAACGGAAGGGGTAG
- a CDS encoding MFS transporter codes for MSSNDQSGGAIAPNAKRLLWAGFMAILAAGVGFAIRGGIFDNWGTEYGFTAAQIGAIGGAGFSGFCFGIIIGGLICDRIGYGKLVGLAFILHVLSAIVTFAANGAGAYNSLYWGMFIFAYANGTLEAVANPLVATLFPANRTHYLNILHASWPAGLVLGGICGWVLDDRFQLPWKWQLSIYLVPTVIYGLMFLGQHMPKSEASAKGLKLGEMLKDVGVLGSAVIALFIWLFSKDALGPMLGGLTGAAFFTGPSWGWVAIAIGVVVFFAFGGASGWALGSGLLFVLFIAHILLGAVELGTDGWIQNITGNILNSEQGKILFVFTSMTMFVLRFCADFIERKIGLSPVGILLVCAAMGCLGLNLTSGIATFGGAILALSVYGVGKTFLWPTMLAVASDRFPRTGAVAISIMGGLGMMSAGLVGSTGLGYAKDRFAGEELVKDNPAVYSEYKAATPSKFLFFAESHGLDGKKLGEAKAAIAANSATDAQKAVHHADTKGDRRTLVADSFLPGTMAVIYLCLLLYFKSKGGYKPLTLAEPAAS; via the coding sequence ATGAGCTCAAATGATCAAAGCGGCGGAGCCATCGCTCCGAACGCCAAACGCCTCCTATGGGCCGGCTTCATGGCAATCCTTGCGGCTGGCGTGGGTTTTGCAATCCGTGGCGGCATCTTCGACAACTGGGGAACCGAATACGGTTTCACCGCCGCGCAGATCGGTGCGATCGGTGGCGCCGGTTTCTCCGGTTTCTGTTTTGGAATCATCATCGGCGGTTTGATCTGCGATCGAATCGGATACGGCAAACTGGTCGGTCTCGCGTTCATCCTGCATGTGCTGTCGGCGATCGTAACTTTCGCCGCGAACGGCGCCGGCGCCTACAACAGCCTGTATTGGGGCATGTTCATCTTCGCCTACGCGAATGGTACGCTGGAGGCCGTTGCAAATCCCTTGGTGGCCACGCTGTTTCCGGCGAATCGCACCCACTATCTCAACATCCTTCACGCCAGCTGGCCGGCCGGCCTGGTGCTCGGCGGAATCTGCGGGTGGGTCCTCGATGACCGGTTTCAGCTTCCTTGGAAGTGGCAGCTCTCAATTTATCTGGTGCCAACGGTGATATACGGCCTCATGTTCCTCGGTCAGCACATGCCGAAATCCGAGGCATCCGCGAAGGGCCTGAAGCTCGGTGAGATGCTCAAGGACGTCGGAGTCCTGGGGTCGGCAGTGATCGCGCTCTTCATCTGGCTGTTTTCGAAGGATGCTCTCGGACCCATGCTTGGAGGACTGACGGGGGCGGCGTTTTTCACGGGGCCCAGCTGGGGTTGGGTCGCCATCGCCATTGGCGTCGTCGTTTTCTTCGCCTTTGGCGGAGCCAGTGGCTGGGCACTGGGGTCGGGACTCCTGTTCGTTCTCTTCATCGCGCACATTCTTCTGGGTGCCGTCGAACTTGGAACCGACGGTTGGATCCAGAACATCACGGGCAACATTCTGAACTCGGAGCAGGGCAAGATCCTGTTCGTTTTCACGTCGATGACGATGTTCGTTCTGCGCTTCTGCGCGGACTTCATTGAGCGCAAGATCGGACTTTCGCCGGTTGGAATTCTGCTGGTGTGCGCGGCCATGGGCTGCCTGGGTCTGAATCTGACCTCGGGCATCGCAACATTTGGCGGAGCTATTCTGGCCCTGTCAGTCTACGGCGTTGGAAAGACCTTCCTGTGGCCGACAATGCTCGCTGTGGCATCCGACCGCTTTCCTCGCACCGGTGCGGTTGCCATATCCATCATGGGAGGGCTTGGCATGATGTCCGCCGGGCTTGTTGGCTCAACCGGTCTGGGCTATGCAAAGGATCGTTTTGCGGGTGAGGAGCTCGTGAAGGACAATCCGGCCGTCTATTCCGAGTACAAGGCAGCGACGCCCAGCAAATTCCTGTTCTTCGCGGAGTCTCACGGTCTTGATGGCAAGAAGCTGGGTGAAGCGAAGGCAGCCATCGCGGCCAATTCTGCAACGGATGCCCAGAAGGCGGTTCACCATGCGGATACCAAGGGCGATCGTCGCACACTGGTGGCGGATTCATTTCTTCCGGGCACGATGGCGGTGATCTATCTTTGCCTGCTGTTGTACTTCAAGTCCAAGGGAGGCTACAAGCCTTTGACCCTGGCTGAGCCGGCGGCATCCTGA
- a CDS encoding Gfo/Idh/MocA family oxidoreductase, translated as MSESTTSSSFTRRTFLSSGTRLGAVVLVSPYLANAQAPAGSGGTQALNVGVIGTGAQGRVLLNAALKIPDIRFRAVCDIWNENRTYGERLLKKFGHDVKPFEDYREMLSAVPDLDAVIVATPDWYHAEHTNAALKAGKHVYCEKLMSNTIEGARSMVKTARETGKLLQIGHQRRSNPRYLFARDQLVRKNKILGRVTNINALWNRAVSDDLGWTARNEIPKAILEKYGYEDMHQFRNWRWFKKYSGGPISDLGAHQIDVFNWMLGANPVSVMAGGGVDYYKNHEWYDNVMAIYDFSTPAGNVRAFYEVLTTTSAGGGYHESFMGDEGTLKMSENPNYTKVYREARAPEWDQYVKNGLLTKPGAGEEGAAPPSLPWEKEIKPKFTLAPPRASVVDVRETAALSAWNIPVVLDKPIHQPHLENFFDAIRKGTPLTCPGEQGFASAVTVLKVNEAVEARKMLTMSHDDFVV; from the coding sequence ATGAGTGAGTCCACAACATCATCGTCCTTCACTCGCCGGACATTTCTTTCCTCGGGCACCCGCTTGGGTGCGGTCGTGCTTGTGTCCCCCTATCTTGCCAACGCCCAGGCTCCGGCGGGGTCGGGGGGGACGCAGGCGCTGAATGTCGGAGTAATTGGAACCGGTGCACAGGGGCGTGTTCTCCTGAATGCGGCGTTGAAGATACCGGATATTCGCTTCAGGGCGGTTTGCGACATCTGGAATGAGAACCGCACGTACGGTGAGCGGCTTTTGAAAAAGTTCGGGCACGATGTGAAGCCGTTCGAGGATTACCGCGAAATGCTGTCAGCGGTTCCGGATCTGGACGCCGTCATCGTTGCGACCCCCGACTGGTATCATGCGGAGCATACAAACGCGGCGTTAAAGGCGGGAAAACATGTCTATTGTGAGAAGCTGATGTCGAACACGATCGAAGGGGCGCGTTCGATGGTGAAGACCGCGCGGGAAACGGGAAAGCTCCTGCAGATTGGACATCAGCGAAGAAGCAATCCGAGGTACCTTTTTGCCCGCGATCAACTCGTCCGGAAGAACAAGATCCTCGGCAGGGTGACGAACATCAATGCGCTTTGGAACCGCGCCGTAAGCGATGACCTGGGGTGGACCGCGAGGAATGAAATCCCCAAGGCCATCCTGGAGAAGTATGGATACGAGGATATGCACCAGTTCCGCAACTGGCGTTGGTTCAAGAAGTATTCGGGAGGGCCAATCTCAGATCTCGGAGCGCATCAGATCGATGTCTTCAACTGGATGCTGGGAGCAAATCCAGTATCGGTGATGGCGGGTGGAGGTGTCGATTACTACAAGAACCACGAGTGGTATGACAATGTCATGGCCATCTATGATTTCTCGACACCAGCCGGGAATGTACGTGCGTTTTATGAAGTGCTCACGACGACAAGTGCTGGTGGTGGGTATCATGAGAGCTTCATGGGAGACGAGGGGACGCTCAAGATGTCGGAGAATCCCAACTATACGAAGGTCTACAGGGAAGCTCGTGCACCGGAGTGGGATCAGTACGTCAAGAATGGCCTGCTCACGAAACCCGGAGCGGGTGAAGAGGGGGCCGCCCCGCCCAGCCTGCCATGGGAAAAGGAGATCAAGCCCAAGTTCACACTGGCGCCGCCACGCGCTTCTGTGGTCGACGTGCGTGAAACCGCCGCCCTCTCGGCATGGAATATTCCTGTTGTTCTCGACAAGCCCATTCATCAACCGCACCTCGAGAATTTTTTCGATGCCATTCGCAAGGGCACACCACTCACATGTCCGGGTGAACAAGGCTTCGCATCCGCTGTCACAGTCCTGAAGGTCAATGAGGCTGTTGAAGCCAGGAAGATGCTCACCATGAGCCATGATGATTTTGTCGTTTAG